The following coding sequences are from one Lycium ferocissimum isolate CSIRO_LF1 chromosome 3, AGI_CSIRO_Lferr_CH_V1, whole genome shotgun sequence window:
- the LOC132048659 gene encoding uncharacterized protein LOC132048659, with translation MLFADDIVLIEETHGGFYAKLEVWRHTLESKGFRLSRTKTEYLECKFREVEHEQDVAVRLDIQVPPKLKGKFYRVVVRMTMLYGETSWAVKNSHVLKMKEAEMRILRWMRRHTRKEVIRRDKVGVAFRGQDAGVEAEMGWKCEEEIFRWPCA, from the exons atgttatttgcaGATGACATAGTTTTGATTGAGGAGACTCACGGTGGATTTTATgctaagctggaggtttggagacatACCCTGGAATCTAAAGGGTTCAGATTGAGCAGGACCAAGACagaatacttggagtgcaagttccgTGAAGTAGAGCATGAGCAAGACGTGGCAGTGAGGCTTGATATCCAG gttccaccaaaacttaaaggtaagttctacagAGTGGTAGTTAGAatgactatgttgtatggggaaACGTCTTGggcagtcaagaactctcatgtTCTGAAGATGAAGGAAGCAGAAATGAGGATATTGCGGTGGATGCGTAGGCATACGAGAAAAGAAGTAATTAGAAGGGACAAGGTGGGGGTGGCTTTcagaggacaagatgcgggagtCGAGGCTGAGATGGGTTGGAAATGTGAAGAGGAGATTTTCAGATGGCCCTGTGCgtag